One segment of Primulina tabacum isolate GXHZ01 chromosome 14, ASM2559414v2, whole genome shotgun sequence DNA contains the following:
- the LOC142524902 gene encoding adenine/guanine permease AZG1-like: protein MDVESGPPPPPTDIQSTVSRLNSYVAKTRIGKRFKLKDRNTTFTTELRAGTTTFLTMAYILAVNASILSDSGGTCSVSDCIPLCSDPSVSPSDCVNNSNLRLIQPDVTCKFEPVNPGYAACLEKTRKDLIVATVASSLIGCVIMGVFANLPLALAPGMGTNAYFAYTVVGFHGSGTVSYQSALAAVFIEGLLFLLISAVGFRAKLAKLVPKPVRISSSAGIGLFLAFIGLQSNQGIGLVGYSSSTLVTLAACPSSSRASLAPVTTFENGTVLLIPGGTVSGDILCLHGRMESPTFWLGVVGFVIIAYCLVKNIKGAMIYGIIFVTAVSWFRNTKVTAFPNTPAGDSAYDYFKKVVDIHKIESTAGALSFKSIGTGHFWEALITFLYVDILDTTGTLYSMARFAGFTDSAGNFEGQYFAFMSDASAIVVGSLLGTSPVTVFIESSTGIREGGRTGLTALTAAGYFMLAFFFTPLLASIPAWAVGPPLILVGVLMMRAVVEVEWDDMRQAIPAFVTLLLMPLTYSIAYGLIGGIGTYIVLHFWDWSKEFLGKYRNNNNNNNNNNNNNNNNGEVKEVV from the coding sequence ATGGACGTCGAGTCAGGcccgccgccgccgccgaccGACATACAGTCCACGGTATCCCGCCTCAACTCGTACGTCGCGAAAACCCGAATCGGAAAACGTTTCAAGCTCAAGGATCGGAACACCACCTTCACCACCGAGCTCCGTGCCGGAACCACCACGTTTCTCACTATGGCCTACATCTTGGCCGTCAACGCCTCCATCTTATCCGATTCTGGCGGCACGTGCTCGGTATCCGACTGCATCCCTCTCTGCTCAGATCCCTCGGTCTCCCCCTCCGACTGTGTGAACAATTCTAATCTCCGCCTTATTCAACCAGACGTCACCTGCAAATTCGAGCCCGTCAACCCCGGCTACGCCGCGTGTTTGGAGAAAACCCGAAAGGATTTGATCGTCGCCACCGTTGCTTCCTCCCTCATAGGCTGCGTAATCATGGGAGTTTTCGCCAATCTCCCGTTAGCTTTAGCACCAGGGATGGGCACCAACGCGTACTTCGCCTACACCGTCGTGGGCTTCCACGGCTCTGGCACTGTGTCCTATCAAAGCGCATTAGCCGCCGTTTTCATTGAaggattattatttttactaatCTCCGCCGTTGGATTCCGTGCCAAGCTTGCAAAATTGGTACCAAAGCCTGTCAGGATTTCTTCCTCTGCCGGAATCGGATTGTTTTTGGCTTTCATTGGATTGCAGAGCAATCAAGGCATTGGTTTAGTAGGTTACAGCTCCTCCACATTAGTCACCCTGGCGGCTTGCCCGAGTTCATCCCGCGCATCCTTGGCGCCGGTGACGACATTTGAAAACGGAACTGTTTTGTTGATCCCTGGTGGTACAGTATCCGGCGACATACTCTGTTTGCATGGCAGAATGGAGAGCCCCACATTCTGGCTGGGCGTGGTTGGATTTGtgattatcgcttattgcttgGTGAAGAACATTAAGGGAGCTATGATTTACGGGATTATCTTCGTTACCGCTGTTTCTTGGTTCAGAAACACCAAGGTTACAGCGTTTCCAAATACTCCCGCCGGCGATTCTGCCTATGATTATTTCAAGAAAGTGGTTGATATTCACAAAATCGAGAGCACAGCCGGGGCTCTGAGCTTCAAAAGCATCGGAACCGGTCATTTCTGGGAAGCCCTGATCACATTTCTATACGTAGACATACTAGACACCACGGGAACCCTCTACTCCATGGCGCGTTTCGCCGGATTTACAGATTCTGCAGGCAATTTCGAGGGGCAATACTTCGCGTTCATGTCCGACGCTTCGGCGATCGTGGTGGGTTCTTTGCTAGGGACATCGCCGGTGACGGTGTTCATTGAGTCGTCGACGGGGATAAGGGAAGGAGGGAGGACGGGGCTGACGGCTTTGACTGCAGCGGGGTACTTCATGCTGGCTTTCTTCTTCACGCCGCTGCTGGCGTCAATCCCGGCGTGGGCGGTGGGGCCGCCGCTGATACTGGTGGGCGTGCTGATGATGCGGGCGGTTGTTGAGGTGGAGTGGGATGATATGCGGCAGGCGATTCCGGCGTTTGTCACTTTGCTTTTGATGCCTTTGACTTATTCAATTGCGTATGGTTTGATTGGTGGGATTGGGACTTACATTGTTTTGCATTTCTGGGATTGGAGTAAAGAATTTTTGGGAAAATAtaggaataataataataataataataataataataataataataataataatggcgAGGTTAAAGAAGTTGTATAG